The following coding sequences are from one Candidatus Nanoarchaeia archaeon window:
- a CDS encoding PIN domain-containing protein, producing the protein MQDTTEIKIFLADTYALIELLGGNLNYKPYLSHILITTKFNLIDLYYHFLHDYDKKTADKYLALYSKFVVPITYGCIKDGMGFKLKHKKEKVSYVDCIGYALALELGVKFLTGDEKFEDKDNVEFVK; encoded by the coding sequence ATGCAGGATACGACTGAAATAAAGATATTTTTAGCAGACACGTATGCCCTCATAGAGTTATTGGGCGGTAATCTGAACTATAAACCTTATCTAAGCCACATTTTAATAACTACTAAGTTTAATCTTATAGATTTGTATTATCATTTTCTTCATGATTATGATAAAAAAACTGCCGATAAGTATCTGGCTTTATACTCTAAGTTTGTTGTGCCTATCACCTATGGTTGTATAAAAGACGGTATGGGGTTCAAATTAAAACATAAAAAAGAAAAGGTTAGCTATGTTGATTGTATAGGCTATGCCCTTGCTCTGGAATTAGGTGTCAAGTTTTTAACTGGAGACGAAAAGTTTGAAGATAAGGATAATGTCGAGTTTGTTAAGTGA